In the Methylophilus sp. 5 genome, one interval contains:
- a CDS encoding DUF58 domain-containing protein has translation MIPANAQPFFYQVPWRSASVHAGEHLGIQRGPGDEFSKHVSLVDYPDARRLDLRQTLRDPYEQVQVRVFKQEASSPLYAICDLSSSMQFQGQTSKLDTLQAVAASIACSAHENSDLFGMVCYDHAVIPHLSQAPGHHAHQSFATIAELAQFHNRHKDGQGIIEATGWLGQQKGLVFWISDFHMPLALIERGLNGMSNHQVIPIVLWDPQEYQRLPRFGFGNLQDPETGQQKTIFFRQAIRAQFVEQFEQRKQALDQLFARFDIRPLYIAGRFDAGLLSDYFEQLIH, from the coding sequence ATGATTCCAGCTAACGCACAGCCGTTTTTTTACCAGGTGCCATGGCGCTCGGCGAGTGTGCACGCCGGCGAGCATTTGGGTATACAGCGCGGGCCGGGCGACGAGTTCAGCAAGCATGTGTCGCTGGTGGACTACCCGGATGCCAGGCGGTTGGATTTAAGGCAAACCTTGCGCGACCCCTACGAGCAGGTGCAGGTACGTGTGTTCAAGCAGGAAGCGTCGAGCCCGCTGTATGCCATCTGCGATTTATCCAGCTCGATGCAGTTTCAGGGGCAGACCAGCAAACTTGATACCTTGCAAGCCGTGGCGGCCTCAATTGCCTGCTCCGCGCATGAAAATAGCGACCTGTTTGGCATGGTCTGTTATGACCACGCAGTGATTCCGCATTTGAGCCAGGCGCCCGGGCATCATGCGCATCAGTCATTTGCCACCATTGCCGAGTTGGCTCAGTTTCACAATAGGCATAAAGATGGCCAGGGCATTATCGAGGCGACCGGCTGGCTAGGGCAGCAAAAAGGCCTGGTGTTCTGGATTTCGGATTTTCACATGCCACTGGCCTTGATTGAGCGTGGCCTGAATGGCATGTCTAATCATCAGGTGATCCCGATTGTGTTATGGGATCCGCAAGAGTATCAGCGTTTGCCGCGCTTTGGCTTCGGCAATTTGCAGGACCCCGAAACCGGCCAGCAAAAAACCATTTTTTTCCGCCAGGCGATTCGTGCCCAGTTTGTCGAGCAGTTTGAGCAGCGCAAACAGGCATTGGATCAGTTATTTGCACGCTTTGATATTCGTCCGCTATATATTGCCGGTCGTTTTGACGCTGGCTTGCTGTCGGATTATTTTGAACAACTTATTCATTAG
- a CDS encoding VWA domain-containing protein, with amino-acid sequence MHCLHPWFLLLLPVAAVPFLLKSRHAQVYSWLEMVPVDAFSERINLLVKAATSVLLLCLVLALAGPQGDSHQEQKIGKGAQSVFVIDRSVSMDHPFAGQATGGHAAEIKSAAARRLITAFIDSRPDDMMGVVGFTNSALYGMKITTNREGIHAAIQAATGPALNQTNIGAGITNAVTLFENIASTGSRAIVLLSDGAGKLSPRVKYQIRKQLVGKKLNLYWIVLREPDDISIFTDNVYDDDHLPEAIALDRFFQSLNVKYKAFEADNATALESALREIDAKEKNVIQYGVIIPGHDYAKDLMVVALLLGLGLVLIKQIKVY; translated from the coding sequence ATGCATTGCTTACACCCGTGGTTTTTGCTGCTGTTACCAGTAGCCGCGGTACCGTTTCTGCTCAAAAGTCGGCATGCGCAGGTGTACTCCTGGCTGGAGATGGTGCCTGTAGATGCATTTTCTGAGCGTATTAATCTGCTGGTTAAAGCCGCGACCAGTGTCTTGTTGTTGTGTTTGGTCTTAGCGCTGGCCGGGCCACAAGGCGACAGCCACCAGGAACAAAAAATCGGCAAGGGCGCGCAAAGTGTGTTTGTGATTGACCGCAGCGTGAGTATGGACCATCCGTTTGCTGGCCAGGCCACCGGCGGTCATGCCGCTGAAATCAAATCTGCCGCAGCCAGGCGTTTGATTACGGCCTTTATTGATTCACGGCCAGATGACATGATGGGCGTGGTTGGGTTCACCAACTCTGCTTTGTATGGCATGAAAATCACCACCAATCGCGAGGGCATCCATGCGGCGATTCAGGCCGCGACCGGGCCAGCCTTAAACCAGACCAATATTGGCGCGGGCATTACCAATGCCGTGACCTTGTTTGAAAATATTGCCAGTACGGGGTCGCGCGCCATTGTGTTGTTGTCGGATGGCGCGGGTAAGTTGAGTCCGCGTGTGAAGTATCAGATTCGCAAGCAACTGGTGGGGAAAAAGCTCAATTTGTACTGGATTGTGCTGCGAGAGCCGGATGACATCAGTATTTTTACCGACAATGTTTACGACGATGATCATTTGCCGGAGGCGATTGCGCTGGACCGTTTTTTTCAGTCATTGAATGTGAAATACAAAGCGTTTGAAGCGGATAACGCGACGGCGCTGGAGTCTGCGCTGCGTGAAATTGACGCCAAAGAAAAAAATGTGATTCAGTATGGCGTCATTATTCCTGGCCATGATTATGCCAAAGACCTGATGGTGGTGGCTTTGCTGCTGGGTTTAGGCTTGGTGTTGATTAAACAGATAAAGGTATATTAA
- a CDS encoding vWA domain-containing protein, with protein MKWLAWLKQHIEPVLYGLALLLVVLALLKPEVQLRQQVQHYLLIADISQSMNAEDETLKQQAVSRLAYSQHLMKQLVHKAPCGTYFSLGIFASDNIAMLQTPLEVCKNLDVISDGIDHLEWRMAWKGNSRLSFAVHAATHVYDALNQPAQMLFFTDGDEAPRVNVTIQQDLSGVQIGEFFTFIGVGGAQKVAIPRYNSANKKVGDWPVSDNNNAGAVGVTYADASQDEPDPPVAYAEYDRMLSQLEEDYLKSLANEFKGSYLKGADNEAFYRALADKPATASFITDYPLRSIYLLLALFALLATYLPDLRFRRQAVAS; from the coding sequence ATGAAATGGCTAGCATGGTTAAAACAACATATTGAGCCGGTATTGTATGGGCTAGCCCTGCTGCTGGTCGTGCTGGCATTGCTTAAGCCTGAAGTTCAGCTCAGGCAACAGGTGCAACATTATTTGCTGATTGCTGATATTTCGCAAAGCATGAATGCCGAGGATGAAACACTCAAGCAGCAGGCCGTAAGCCGCCTGGCCTATAGCCAGCACTTAATGAAGCAACTCGTGCATAAAGCACCTTGTGGCACCTATTTTAGCCTGGGTATTTTTGCCTCAGATAATATTGCCATGCTGCAAACACCGCTCGAGGTGTGTAAAAACCTGGACGTCATCAGTGATGGTATAGACCACCTGGAGTGGCGCATGGCCTGGAAAGGCAATAGTCGCCTCAGTTTTGCCGTGCATGCGGCGACGCATGTCTATGATGCGTTGAACCAGCCGGCACAAATGCTGTTTTTTACCGATGGCGATGAAGCGCCGCGCGTGAATGTGACTATTCAGCAGGATTTAAGTGGCGTCCAGATTGGCGAGTTTTTTACCTTTATTGGTGTGGGCGGCGCGCAAAAAGTGGCGATTCCACGTTATAACTCGGCGAACAAAAAGGTGGGTGACTGGCCGGTGAGTGACAATAACAACGCCGGGGCAGTGGGGGTGACTTATGCCGACGCGAGTCAGGATGAGCCTGACCCGCCAGTGGCCTATGCAGAGTATGACCGTATGTTGTCTCAGCTGGAAGAAGACTACCTGAAGTCGTTGGCTAACGAGTTTAAGGGCAGTTATCTCAAGGGTGCGGATAACGAAGCATTTTACCGCGCACTGGCAGACAAGCCAGCCACTGCTAGCTTCATTACCGATTACCCATTGCGTTCGATCTATTTGTTGTTGGCGTTGTTCGCGCTATTAGCGACGTATCTGCCAGATTTACGTTTTCGGCGTCAGGCCGTGGCTAGCTAA
- a CDS encoding metallophosphoesterase, with protein sequence MPPLRFLLVTTTLVGLLHYYIGSRLLGHLPWPSLVIWLGWAGLIASALLQPVAFLARGFPNQALRDAVSWVAMTVMGLFSSLLVFTVLRDVLLLVMAGLHAMHLLQVDFTALEQQSALLAVVAAFSISIIGFFNARKLARVVNVSVPLRDLPSSLHGFRIVQISDIHVGPTIKQGYLSRIVQQVNSLEADLIAITGDLVDGRVHELAEHTQPLAALSARHGSFFVTGNHEYYSGALAWINELERLGVRVLLNEHVQLTHEGATLVLAGVTDYTAGSFYDDHHSDPQAAIAGAPADAPKILLAHQPRSAEAAEAAGFDLQLSGHTHGGQFWPWKYFVPLQQPYVAGLHRLQDLWIYVSRGTGYWGPPNRFGSPSEITCLTLVTAND encoded by the coding sequence ATGCCACCATTACGCTTTTTGCTTGTGACCACCACCTTGGTCGGTCTTTTACACTATTACATTGGTTCACGCCTGCTGGGTCATTTACCCTGGCCCAGTCTGGTCATCTGGCTGGGTTGGGCTGGGTTAATCGCCTCTGCGCTGCTGCAACCGGTGGCGTTTTTGGCACGCGGCTTTCCTAACCAGGCACTGCGTGATGCTGTGAGCTGGGTGGCGATGACGGTGATGGGGCTATTTTCGTCCTTGCTGGTATTCACGGTATTGCGAGATGTGCTGCTCCTGGTCATGGCAGGCTTGCACGCCATGCATTTACTGCAGGTAGATTTCACCGCGCTGGAACAACAGTCTGCTTTACTGGCGGTCGTGGCGGCTTTTTCCATCAGCATCATCGGCTTCTTTAATGCGCGCAAACTGGCGCGCGTGGTCAATGTCAGCGTGCCGCTACGCGATTTACCAAGCAGCTTGCATGGATTCCGCATTGTGCAGATCAGTGATATTCATGTCGGCCCCACCATCAAACAAGGGTATCTTTCCCGCATCGTGCAACAAGTCAACTCATTAGAGGCTGACCTGATTGCCATTACCGGCGACCTGGTTGATGGCCGTGTGCATGAACTGGCCGAGCATACGCAGCCATTAGCCGCACTCTCGGCACGGCATGGCAGTTTTTTTGTGACGGGTAACCATGAGTATTATTCAGGCGCGCTGGCCTGGATTAATGAATTAGAACGCTTAGGCGTGCGTGTGTTGCTCAATGAGCACGTACAGCTGACGCATGAAGGGGCAACCCTGGTGTTAGCGGGGGTGACCGACTACACGGCCGGCAGTTTTTATGACGACCATCACAGCGATCCACAAGCGGCGATTGCAGGCGCACCTGCAGATGCGCCTAAAATATTGCTGGCGCACCAGCCACGCAGCGCAGAAGCAGCGGAGGCAGCAGGCTTTGATTTGCAACTGTCTGGCCATACCCACGGTGGCCAGTTCTGGCCCTGGAAATACTTTGTGCCGCTACAACAGCCTTATGTTGCGGGCTTGCATCGGCTGCAAGACTTATGGATTTATGTCAGCCGCGGCACAGGCTATTGGGGCCCGCCCAACCGCTTTGGCTCACCGTCAGAAATCACCTGCTTAACGCTGGTGACCGCCAACGATTAA
- a CDS encoding zinc dependent phospholipase C family protein → MLLRTLIISLLLLLALPGEAHAWGLYSHVAYTHQWLQALPLLPLPWLGVMRRYPTLVMAGACLPDLAVVSRTFNHSHGWGIGQQLLQTKNERQLALGIGYNIHLLTDVVAHQHFVPTFEAKWQHHSLLTHATAEWAMDAYLHQPDLPSPGKLLRIHRKTIVDTLTQSMSCDAATVHKAVSRLASADQALRLSHIPQYLLHRYRRLDNEFEHKLAYYRDQVTLALHDLPQLLNGTFPSLHAEHINLGMEQLDDWRRKCLQDARLRPTRAISAFEHYQHQWFNQPDC, encoded by the coding sequence ATGTTATTGCGCACCCTGATCATAAGTTTGCTACTGTTACTGGCGCTGCCAGGTGAAGCACATGCCTGGGGCTTGTATTCGCACGTGGCGTATACCCACCAATGGCTGCAAGCACTCCCCTTATTGCCGCTACCCTGGCTGGGGGTCATGCGGCGTTACCCGACGCTGGTCATGGCGGGTGCCTGCCTGCCCGACCTGGCGGTCGTCTCACGGACGTTTAACCATAGTCATGGCTGGGGCATCGGTCAGCAACTGTTACAAACAAAAAACGAACGGCAACTGGCGCTGGGCATAGGCTACAACATACACTTGCTGACTGACGTGGTCGCCCACCAGCACTTTGTACCGACCTTTGAAGCCAAATGGCAGCATCACAGTCTGTTGACGCATGCCACTGCGGAGTGGGCGATGGATGCTTACCTGCACCAGCCAGATTTGCCGTCGCCGGGCAAACTATTGCGTATACACCGCAAAACCATCGTCGACACGCTGACACAATCCATGTCGTGCGACGCGGCCACCGTACATAAGGCGGTCTCGAGGCTGGCCAGTGCTGATCAGGCCTTGCGCCTGTCGCACATCCCACAATACCTGCTACATCGTTACCGTAGGCTGGACAACGAGTTTGAGCACAAACTCGCTTATTATCGCGACCAGGTCACCCTGGCCTTACACGACCTGCCACAATTGCTCAACGGCACCTTTCCATCACTGCATGCCGAGCATATCAACCTGGGCATGGAGCAGTTAGATGACTGGCGCCGCAAATGCCTGCAAGATGCACGTTTGCGCCCTACGCGCGCCATTAGTGCGTTTGAGCACTATCAGCATCAATGGTTTAACCAGCCGGATTGCTAA
- a CDS encoding glycosyltransferase, whose product MKILMISDVYFPRVNGVSTSIRTFAESLREQGHVVHLIAPQYPGQPPLADEAWITRIEARKIVFDPEDYLMKWSALMAYANSLHPGDYDLVHIHTPFIAHYAGLKIAKKLQVPAVETYHTFFEDYMHHYLPWVPRKWAVRIAQTVSRKQCQQVDTVVSPSAQMRDVLQQYGVKTPISVIPTGLDASRFVPGDGAAFREKYAIPAQRPLLLFVGRVAYEKNIQFLLEMLSLVIQDHPEVLLVITGEGPAEGMLKKMARDNGLQSHVMFLGYLDRAIGLNAAYQAADIFVFSSKSETQGLVLLEAMAQSTPVVAIAELGTASILRQEQGALIAQDNELHFAEQVQTLLIDHQLRERVGKQGKRYVEQVWSSDAQANKLLECYERLMLTHMPLAATAAA is encoded by the coding sequence ATGAAAATATTGATGATTTCAGATGTGTATTTCCCGCGCGTGAATGGCGTGTCTACCAGTATTCGTACGTTTGCTGAGAGTTTGCGTGAACAAGGGCATGTCGTCCATTTGATTGCACCGCAATATCCGGGCCAGCCACCGTTAGCCGATGAGGCCTGGATCACTCGTATAGAGGCACGTAAAATTGTGTTTGATCCAGAGGACTATTTAATGAAATGGTCCGCGTTGATGGCTTATGCCAACAGCCTGCACCCGGGTGACTATGATCTGGTGCATATCCACACGCCGTTTATTGCGCACTATGCCGGGCTTAAAATTGCCAAAAAGTTGCAAGTGCCCGCAGTAGAAACCTACCACACCTTTTTTGAAGACTATATGCATCATTATTTGCCGTGGGTGCCACGCAAATGGGCGGTGCGCATTGCGCAAACGGTTTCGCGCAAGCAGTGCCAGCAGGTCGATACCGTGGTTTCACCTTCGGCGCAGATGCGCGATGTGTTGCAGCAATATGGCGTGAAAACGCCGATCTCGGTGATTCCAACCGGGCTGGATGCTTCGCGTTTTGTGCCTGGCGACGGTGCCGCTTTCAGGGAGAAATATGCGATCCCGGCACAACGTCCGTTGTTGCTGTTTGTCGGCCGCGTGGCCTATGAAAAAAATATACAGTTTTTGCTGGAGATGTTGTCGCTGGTGATTCAGGACCACCCGGAGGTCTTGCTGGTGATTACTGGTGAAGGCCCGGCCGAAGGCATGCTTAAAAAAATGGCACGCGATAACGGTTTACAGTCACATGTGATGTTTTTGGGTTATCTGGATCGTGCAATTGGCCTGAATGCCGCGTATCAGGCAGCGGATATTTTTGTGTTTTCCTCCAAGAGCGAAACGCAAGGCTTGGTGTTACTGGAAGCCATGGCGCAGTCAACGCCGGTGGTGGCGATTGCCGAGCTGGGCACCGCGTCTATTTTGCGCCAGGAGCAGGGCGCATTGATTGCACAGGATAACGAGTTGCATTTTGCCGAGCAGGTGCAAACCTTGCTCATCGACCATCAGCTGCGTGAGCGCGTGGGCAAACAAGGTAAGCGTTACGTAGAGCAAGTGTGGTCTAGTGATGCGCAAGCGAACAAATTACTTGAGTGCTATGAGCGGTTAATGTTGACGCACATGCCGTTGGCCGCCACTGCCGCCGCTTGA
- a CDS encoding putative quinol monooxygenase: protein MFTPDTCCTLVPYFEVPTENLAAFKALGAQFLEKTRNEADCMHYAFSFSGNIAHCREGYANAEAILAHLENVAEPLGEALKLSKLIRLEVHAPAAELEKLKAPLAALSPQFFVLEAGGIRRQ, encoded by the coding sequence ATGTTTACCCCAGACACCTGCTGCACGCTGGTTCCTTATTTTGAAGTCCCTACCGAGAACCTGGCTGCATTCAAGGCCTTAGGTGCCCAGTTTTTAGAAAAAACCCGCAATGAAGCCGACTGTATGCACTATGCATTTTCTTTCAGCGGCAATATTGCGCACTGCCGTGAGGGCTATGCCAACGCAGAAGCCATTCTGGCGCATCTTGAAAACGTGGCAGAGCCGCTCGGTGAAGCGCTAAAACTGTCTAAGCTGATTCGTCTGGAAGTGCATGCCCCAGCGGCAGAATTAGAAAAGCTTAAAGCACCTTTGGCGGCATTGAGCCCACAGTTTTTTGTACTGGAAGCTGGCGGCATTCGCCGCCAGTAA
- a CDS encoding MgtC/SapB family protein — protein MTLQAIQNINLISLADSLLSLTAAFVCGAVIGFERQYRQRTAGLRTNVLVAVGAAIFVDMANRLTGHEGAVHVVAYVVSGIGFLGAGVIMREEGNVRGLNTAATLWGSAAVGACAGADLLLEAVLGTLFVLATNTLLRPVVNQINRKPIDTLRVEATTTIYVIALRQHQKEALALLESMLVEAQYPTKHLQMHAFGHDCVEIEVELLAAAINSDELDSVTQRLLAASYIHQAFWSPSMMD, from the coding sequence ATGACATTGCAGGCCATTCAAAATATTAACCTGATCTCTTTGGCTGATTCATTGCTGAGTCTGACGGCGGCGTTTGTCTGCGGGGCCGTGATTGGTTTTGAGCGCCAGTATCGGCAGCGCACTGCGGGATTGCGTACCAATGTGCTGGTCGCCGTGGGCGCGGCTATTTTTGTCGATATGGCCAACCGCCTGACCGGGCATGAAGGCGCCGTGCACGTGGTGGCCTACGTGGTCTCCGGGATTGGTTTTCTGGGCGCTGGTGTCATTATGCGTGAAGAGGGCAATGTACGCGGTCTCAACACAGCGGCGACGCTGTGGGGCTCAGCGGCAGTAGGGGCGTGTGCTGGTGCTGATTTGTTATTAGAGGCTGTGTTAGGCACTTTGTTTGTGTTGGCAACCAATACGTTGTTAAGGCCAGTTGTTAATCAGATTAACCGCAAGCCAATTGATACTTTACGAGTCGAGGCGACGACAACCATTTATGTGATTGCGTTGCGGCAGCACCAGAAAGAAGCGCTGGCCTTGCTGGAAAGCATGCTGGTGGAGGCGCAGTATCCAACCAAGCATTTACAGATGCATGCGTTTGGTCATGACTGCGTGGAGATTGAGGTTGAGCTATTGGCGGCGGCCATTAACAGTGACGAGCTTGATAGTGTGACGCAACGATTGCTGGCGGCGAGCTATATTCATCAGGCTTTCTGGAGCCCGAGTATGATGGATTAG
- the pstB gene encoding phosphate ABC transporter ATP-binding protein PstB, with the protein MATVTTAIKAEARDLNFFYSNGARALKGISMPLYENKITALIGPSGCGKSTFLRCFNRMHDLYPGNKYQGEIVMHPDNTNVLDAGVDPIEVRMRISMVFQKPNPFPKSIYENVAYGLRVRGENNKRIMDDKVEEALKGAALWNEVKDRLHDLAFNLSGGQQQRLCIARALATDPEIMLFDEPTSALDPIATANIEELMVELRSKLTILVVTHNMQQAARVSDYTAYMYLGDLIEYDDTDKIFTNPGRKETEDYITGKFG; encoded by the coding sequence ATGGCCACTGTCACTACTGCAATAAAAGCCGAAGCACGCGATTTAAACTTTTTTTATAGCAACGGCGCCCGCGCACTCAAAGGCATCTCGATGCCTTTATACGAAAACAAAATCACGGCGCTGATTGGCCCCTCCGGTTGCGGAAAGTCTACCTTTCTACGCTGCTTTAACCGTATGCACGATTTGTATCCTGGCAACAAATACCAGGGTGAGATTGTGATGCACCCGGACAATACCAACGTGCTGGATGCAGGCGTTGACCCGATTGAAGTGCGTATGCGTATCAGCATGGTATTTCAGAAACCTAACCCGTTTCCAAAATCCATTTACGAAAACGTGGCTTACGGCCTGCGCGTTCGTGGCGAGAACAACAAGCGCATCATGGACGACAAAGTAGAAGAAGCGCTCAAAGGCGCGGCTTTGTGGAACGAAGTCAAAGACCGTTTGCACGACCTGGCCTTTAACCTCTCTGGCGGCCAGCAACAACGCTTGTGTATCGCGCGTGCCTTGGCCACAGACCCGGAAATCATGCTGTTTGACGAGCCAACCTCTGCACTGGACCCGATTGCCACTGCCAACATTGAAGAGTTGATGGTTGAGCTGCGCAGCAAGCTGACTATTTTAGTGGTGACGCACAACATGCAACAGGCAGCGCGTGTGTCTGACTACACCGCTTACATGTATCTGGGTGACTTGATTGAGTATGACGATACCGACAAGATTTTTACTAACCCAGGCCGTAAAGAAACCGAAGACTACATTACCGGCAAGTTTGGTTAA
- the pstA gene encoding phosphate ABC transporter permease PstA — MEHKASVLENLADVRAMIKRHKRNDTLFATIGLICLMLGLMTLMLLFWQLIADGHPKFNLDFLTEFPSRRAGRAGLLSAWVGSLLVMSVTFLTAVPVGVAAGLYLEEYAPKNWFTDLIEINVSNLAGVPSIIYGLLALGLFVYMLDFGQSILTAGLTLGLLILPIVIVSTREAIRAIPVSIREAAYGVGATKWQVVYDHVFKYSYGGILTGIIIGMARALGETAPIITIGALTFIAFLPPSPITTEPPFLNFEWLSSGFTVMPIQMFNWLSRPDHAFHVNAAATGALIIVVTLLMNGAAIWLRYKIRKNIKW; from the coding sequence ATGGAACATAAAGCTTCTGTCCTCGAAAATCTGGCCGATGTGCGCGCCATGATTAAACGCCACAAGCGCAATGACACCCTGTTTGCCACCATCGGCCTAATTTGCCTGATGCTGGGTTTAATGACCCTGATGCTGCTATTCTGGCAACTGATTGCCGATGGCCATCCTAAATTCAACCTGGATTTTCTGACTGAGTTTCCATCACGCCGTGCAGGCCGTGCAGGCCTGCTCTCTGCCTGGGTAGGGTCTTTACTGGTGATGTCGGTGACCTTTTTAACCGCAGTGCCCGTGGGTGTAGCGGCAGGCTTGTACCTGGAAGAATATGCGCCAAAAAACTGGTTTACTGACCTGATTGAAATCAACGTGTCTAACCTGGCAGGCGTGCCTTCGATTATTTACGGGTTGCTGGCACTAGGCTTGTTTGTCTACATGCTGGATTTCGGCCAAAGTATTTTGACCGCCGGCCTGACGCTCGGCCTGCTCATTTTGCCGATTGTGATTGTGTCTACCCGTGAAGCCATCCGCGCCATTCCGGTCTCCATTCGCGAAGCCGCTTATGGCGTGGGCGCCACCAAATGGCAAGTGGTTTACGACCACGTATTCAAATACTCTTATGGCGGCATTTTGACCGGTATTATTATCGGTATGGCGCGTGCCCTGGGTGAAACTGCACCAATTATCACCATTGGTGCGCTGACGTTTATCGCATTTTTACCGCCTAGCCCTATCACTACCGAACCACCGTTTCTCAACTTCGAGTGGTTGTCTTCAGGATTTACCGTGATGCCGATTCAAATGTTTAACTGGTTGTCGCGCCCTGACCATGCGTTTCACGTCAATGCGGCGGCAACTGGTGCACTGATTATCGTTGTCACGCTGTTAATGAACGGTGCAGCCATCTGGTTGCGCTACAAAATTCGTAAAAATATTAAATGGTAA
- the pstC gene encoding phosphate ABC transporter permease subunit PstC, with product MQLPAQLTISPRLAKNIRRNVKERIIELILMMAALVAVATTFSIVGVLLYESLSFFKTVSVIEFFTDTQWTPLFEDAHYGIMPLVSGTLTTSAIALAVAVPIGTVSAIFLSEFASHKTREIVKPILELLVGVPTVVFGYFALFFVTPLLQSLYPDLPSFNMLGAGIVMGIMIIPYIASLSEDAMRAVPMSMREGSYAMGATRFQTAIKVVTPAAISGIVAAYILAVSRAVGETMVVAIAAGQQPNLTFNPLDSAATITAYIVQVAMGDLPHGSIGYQSIFAAGLVLMAMTLSFNIFGHWVRKKYRESY from the coding sequence ATGCAATTACCTGCGCAACTGACCATCAGCCCCAGACTGGCGAAAAACATTCGTCGGAATGTCAAAGAACGCATCATTGAACTGATCCTCATGATGGCGGCACTGGTTGCCGTTGCCACCACATTTTCGATTGTCGGGGTGTTGCTCTACGAGTCACTCAGTTTCTTTAAAACCGTGTCTGTCATTGAGTTTTTTACCGACACGCAATGGACGCCGCTATTTGAAGATGCGCATTACGGCATTATGCCGCTGGTTTCCGGCACCTTGACTACCTCGGCGATTGCGCTGGCGGTTGCCGTGCCTATTGGCACTGTTTCAGCGATTTTTCTGTCTGAATTTGCCTCACACAAAACGCGTGAAATCGTCAAACCTATTCTTGAGCTATTAGTGGGCGTGCCCACCGTAGTATTTGGCTATTTTGCCCTGTTTTTTGTCACGCCTTTGCTGCAAAGCCTCTACCCTGACCTGCCTAGTTTCAACATGCTGGGCGCCGGTATTGTGATGGGCATCATGATTATTCCGTACATTGCCTCCCTGTCTGAAGATGCCATGCGCGCGGTGCCGATGAGCATGCGTGAAGGCTCTTACGCCATGGGTGCCACCCGCTTTCAAACTGCGATTAAAGTGGTCACTCCGGCAGCGATTTCAGGCATTGTTGCCGCTTATATTCTGGCTGTTTCACGCGCCGTGGGTGAAACCATGGTGGTGGCGATTGCCGCCGGCCAGCAACCTAACCTGACCTTTAACCCGCTGGATAGTGCGGCGACCATCACCGCCTATATTGTGCAAGTGGCCATGGGTGACTTGCCACACGGCAGTATTGGTTATCAAAGTATTTTTGCAGCAGGCCTGGTATTAATGGCAATGACCCTGTCATTTAATATTTTTGGTCACTGGGTGCGCAAAAAATACCGCGAAAGCTACTAA